The following are from one region of the Strix uralensis isolate ZFMK-TIS-50842 chromosome 4, bStrUra1, whole genome shotgun sequence genome:
- the MFSD8 gene encoding major facilitator superfamily domain-containing protein 8 isoform X2, producing MDVVETQEHYKSRWRSIWIMYLTMFLSSVGFSIVIMSVWPYLQEIDPTADASFLGWIIASYSIGQMVASPLFGLWSNYRPRREPLVISTAISVAANCLYAYVHVPHSHNKYYMLTARALVGFGAGNVAVVRSYIAGATSLTERTSAMANTSACQAVGFILGPVFQTCFTLIGEEGITWKLIHLQLNMYTAPVLFGALLGVINIILIFVIFREHRVDDMGRQCKSVNFEEGTEGEESGGLDQDAEGNIDHVAVVALNFLFFVILFVFAVFETIATPLTMDMYSWTRKEAVFYNGIILSVVGIESVIVFMVVKMLAKKTGERAILHGGLLIVLVGFFILLPWGKKLPNIQWQEIKNNSIPRTTPTEMLMPFWSLQAMQPPSNHTAEPVGCPVTQSWCLNTPVIYLAQYISSDILIGLGYPVCNVMSYTLYSKILGPKPQGVYMGWLTASGSGARILGPVFVSQIYTHLGPRWAFSLICGVVVVSLLLLEIVYKRLIAFSVRYGRMQEENC from the exons AT GGATGTTGTGGAAACACAAGAGCATTATAAGAGCAGGTGGCGATCTATCTGGATTATGTATCTTACAATGTTTCTCAGTAGTGTAG GTTTCTCAATTGTCATTATGTCTGTGTGGCCGTATCTTCAAGAG ATCGATCCGACAGCAGATGCGAGTTTCTTGGGCTGGATTATAGCTTCATACAGCATTGGCCAAATGGTTGCCTCTCCCCTCTTCGGCTTGTGGTCCAATTACAGGCCAAGGAGAGAACCTCTCGTCATTTCAACTGCGATTTCAGTAGCTGCTAATTGTCTTTATGCCTATGTCCACGTACCTCATTCACACAATAAATACTACATGCTGACTGCACGTGCCCTTGTGGGATTTGGAGCAG gaaatgtggCTGTAGTTCGATCGTATATTGCGGGTGCCACTTCTCTTACGGAAAGAACAAGTGCCATGGCCAATACCAGTGCCTGCCAGGCAGTTGGCTTCATATTAGGACCAG TTTTTCAGACATGTTTTACACTTATTGGAGAAGAAGGAATAACATGGAAATTAATTCATCTTCAGCTGAACATGTATACGGCACCAGTTTTATTTGGAGCTCTCTTAGGAGTTATTAATATTATTCTCATCTTTGTCATATTCAG AGAGCATCGAGTGGATGACATGGGACGGCAGTGCAAGAGTGTCAATTTTGAAGAAGGTACTGAAGGAGAAG AAAGTGGTGGTCTGGATCAGGACGCAGAAGGAAACATTGACCATGTTGCTGTGGTAGcactcaattttcttttctttgtcatcTTGTTTGTGTTTGCTGTCTTTGAAAC TATAGCTACTCCATTGACAATGGATATGTATTCCTGGACCAGGAAAGAAGCCGTTTTTTACAATGGAATAATCCTCAGTGTGGTTGGCATTGAATCGGTTATTGTTTTCATGGTGGTTAAGATGCTAGCTAAAAA AACTGGTGAGCGTGCCATACTCCATGGAGGCTTACTGATTGTCTTGGTTGGCTTCTTTATCTTACTGCCTTGGGGGAAAAAACTACCAAATATCCAGTGGCAAG aaataaagaacaaCTCCATTCCCAGAACAACTCCCACTGAAATGTTAATGCCTTTCTGGAGTTTGCAAGCAATGCAGCCTCCATCCAACCACACAGCGGAACCCGTGGGCTGCCCTGTCACACAGTCCTGGTGCCTCAATACTCCTGTGATCTACCTGGCCCAGTACATCAGCTCTGACATACTGATAGGATTGGGCTATCCGGTCTGTAATGTCATGTCCTACACTTTATACTCAAAAATTCTAGGACCAAAGCCTCAG GGTGTCTACATGGGATGGTTAACTGCCTCTGGAAGTGGAGCACGAATACTTGGGCCTGTTTTTGTGAGCCAGATATACACTCACCTGGGACCACGTTGGGCATTTAGTTTAATCTGTGGAGTAGTTGTAGTGTCTCTCTTACTCTTGGAGATAGTTTACAAGAGACTAATTGCATTTTCTGTGAGATATGGAAGGATGCAAGAAGAGAAttgttaa
- the MFSD8 gene encoding major facilitator superfamily domain-containing protein 8 isoform X1 yields MAAAFSSPEVAAEGQEPLLSPGVAEEEAESRDVVETQEHYKSRWRSIWIMYLTMFLSSVGFSIVIMSVWPYLQEIDPTADASFLGWIIASYSIGQMVASPLFGLWSNYRPRREPLVISTAISVAANCLYAYVHVPHSHNKYYMLTARALVGFGAGNVAVVRSYIAGATSLTERTSAMANTSACQAVGFILGPVFQTCFTLIGEEGITWKLIHLQLNMYTAPVLFGALLGVINIILIFVIFREHRVDDMGRQCKSVNFEEGTEGEESGGLDQDAEGNIDHVAVVALNFLFFVILFVFAVFETIATPLTMDMYSWTRKEAVFYNGIILSVVGIESVIVFMVVKMLAKKTGERAILHGGLLIVLVGFFILLPWGKKLPNIQWQEIKNNSIPRTTPTEMLMPFWSLQAMQPPSNHTAEPVGCPVTQSWCLNTPVIYLAQYISSDILIGLGYPVCNVMSYTLYSKILGPKPQGVYMGWLTASGSGARILGPVFVSQIYTHLGPRWAFSLICGVVVVSLLLLEIVYKRLIAFSVRYGRMQEENC; encoded by the exons ATGGCGGCCGCGTTCTCCAGTCCGGAGGTGGCTGCTGAGGGGCAGGAGCCATTGCTGAGTCCCGGGGtggcggaggaggaggcggagagCAG GGATGTTGTGGAAACACAAGAGCATTATAAGAGCAGGTGGCGATCTATCTGGATTATGTATCTTACAATGTTTCTCAGTAGTGTAG GTTTCTCAATTGTCATTATGTCTGTGTGGCCGTATCTTCAAGAG ATCGATCCGACAGCAGATGCGAGTTTCTTGGGCTGGATTATAGCTTCATACAGCATTGGCCAAATGGTTGCCTCTCCCCTCTTCGGCTTGTGGTCCAATTACAGGCCAAGGAGAGAACCTCTCGTCATTTCAACTGCGATTTCAGTAGCTGCTAATTGTCTTTATGCCTATGTCCACGTACCTCATTCACACAATAAATACTACATGCTGACTGCACGTGCCCTTGTGGGATTTGGAGCAG gaaatgtggCTGTAGTTCGATCGTATATTGCGGGTGCCACTTCTCTTACGGAAAGAACAAGTGCCATGGCCAATACCAGTGCCTGCCAGGCAGTTGGCTTCATATTAGGACCAG TTTTTCAGACATGTTTTACACTTATTGGAGAAGAAGGAATAACATGGAAATTAATTCATCTTCAGCTGAACATGTATACGGCACCAGTTTTATTTGGAGCTCTCTTAGGAGTTATTAATATTATTCTCATCTTTGTCATATTCAG AGAGCATCGAGTGGATGACATGGGACGGCAGTGCAAGAGTGTCAATTTTGAAGAAGGTACTGAAGGAGAAG AAAGTGGTGGTCTGGATCAGGACGCAGAAGGAAACATTGACCATGTTGCTGTGGTAGcactcaattttcttttctttgtcatcTTGTTTGTGTTTGCTGTCTTTGAAAC TATAGCTACTCCATTGACAATGGATATGTATTCCTGGACCAGGAAAGAAGCCGTTTTTTACAATGGAATAATCCTCAGTGTGGTTGGCATTGAATCGGTTATTGTTTTCATGGTGGTTAAGATGCTAGCTAAAAA AACTGGTGAGCGTGCCATACTCCATGGAGGCTTACTGATTGTCTTGGTTGGCTTCTTTATCTTACTGCCTTGGGGGAAAAAACTACCAAATATCCAGTGGCAAG aaataaagaacaaCTCCATTCCCAGAACAACTCCCACTGAAATGTTAATGCCTTTCTGGAGTTTGCAAGCAATGCAGCCTCCATCCAACCACACAGCGGAACCCGTGGGCTGCCCTGTCACACAGTCCTGGTGCCTCAATACTCCTGTGATCTACCTGGCCCAGTACATCAGCTCTGACATACTGATAGGATTGGGCTATCCGGTCTGTAATGTCATGTCCTACACTTTATACTCAAAAATTCTAGGACCAAAGCCTCAG GGTGTCTACATGGGATGGTTAACTGCCTCTGGAAGTGGAGCACGAATACTTGGGCCTGTTTTTGTGAGCCAGATATACACTCACCTGGGACCACGTTGGGCATTTAGTTTAATCTGTGGAGTAGTTGTAGTGTCTCTCTTACTCTTGGAGATAGTTTACAAGAGACTAATTGCATTTTCTGTGAGATATGGAAGGATGCAAGAAGAGAAttgttaa